From the genome of Salvelinus fontinalis isolate EN_2023a chromosome 20, ASM2944872v1, whole genome shotgun sequence, one region includes:
- the ccr6a gene encoding C-C chemokine receptor type 6a — protein MDGTDYSESTNVITEDYGEMDYVEPCQMTKNNSVETVVRLYIHSVICILGLLGNILVIVTYAFYKKTKSMTDVYLLNVAIADMLFVAALPLIIYNEQSDWAMGMVACKILRGAYSVNLYSGMLLLACISTDRYIAIVQARRSFRLRSFTLFYSRIICATVWCLALLLSVPTFVYYERYVPAHSFYNVSENGFYDYSNAMTPVGLKNPISSESEEDSVICNFRFPDIATARHMKVLVPSTQMAVGFLLPLLVMGFCYASVIITLLRVKNFQRHKAVRVVLAVVVVFIACHLPYNAALLYDTVHMFNPQFCGEMDTTQVAKTVTETVAYLHCCLNPVLYAFIGVRFRNHFKKIVEDVWCVGKRVMNVRRFSKVKSEIYVSTARRSVDGSFTDNASSFTM, from the coding sequence ATGGATGGTACAGATTATAGTGAGTCAACAAATGTCATTACAGAGGACTATGGTGAGATGGATTATGTGGAACCATGTCAAATGACAAAAAACaacagtgtggagacagtggtgCGACTCTACATCCACTCTGTCATCTGCATCCTGGGTTTACTGGGCAACATCCTGGTGATCGTCACCTACGCCTTCTACAAGAAGACCAAGTCCATGACGGACGTTTACCTTCTGAACGTGGCCATAGCCGACATGTTGTTTGTGGCGGCTCTGCCCCTGATCATCTACAATGAGCAGAGTGACTGGGCCATGGGGATGGTGGCCTGTAAGATTCTCAGAGGGGCCTACAGTGTCAACCTGTACAGTGGTATGCTGCTTTTAGCCTGTATTAGCACCGACCGGTACATCGCTATTGTCCAGGCCCGCCGCTCCTTCAGGCTCCGCTCCTTCACTCTCTTCTACAGCCGCATCATCTGTGCTACAGTCTGGTGCCTGGCcctgctcctctctgtccccaccTTTGTCTACTACGAGCGTTATGTGCCTGCACACAGCTTCTACAATGTAAGTGAGAATGGATTCTATGATTACAGCAATGCTATGACACCTGTTGGTCTGAAGAACCCTATATCCTCAGAGTCAGAAGAGGACTCTGTGATTTGCAACTTCAGGTTCCCGGACATTGCCACGGCCCGCCACATGAAGGTCCTGGTCCCCAGCACCCAGATGGCGGTGGGCTTCCTCTTGCCTCTGTTGGTCATGGGATTCTGCTACGCCAGCGTCATCATCACCCTGCTGCGCGTCAAGAACTTCCAGAGACATAAGGCAGTGCGCGTGGTGCTGGCCGTTGTGGTGGTGTTCATTGCCTGTCATCTGCCCTATAACGCTGCCCTGCTCTACGACACGGTCCACATGTTCAACCCCCAGTTTTGCGGGGAGATGGACACCACCCAAGTGGCCAAGACGGTGACGGAGACGGTGGCCTACCTGCACTGCTGCCTTAACCCGGTGCTGTATGCCTTCATCGGGGTGAGGTTCAGGAACCACTTCAAGAAGATTGTGGAGGATGTGTGGTGCGTGGGGAAGAGGGTCATGAACGTCCGACGCTTCTCCAAGGTCAAGTCCGAGATCTACGTCTCCACCGCCCGCAGGTCTGTGGACGGATCCTTTACCGACAATGCATCCTCTTTCACCATGTGA